Genomic window (Acomys russatus chromosome 2, mAcoRus1.1, whole genome shotgun sequence):
ATTGCAGGTCACCTGTAATTTCTGTCTTGGAAATCTGAGAAAGGGGAACTTGGGGACAACTGGCTAGCAAGACAAGCCATGCTGGCAAGATCTGGTGGGTTGGACTGAGAAAGGTCAAAGtatcatggacacacacacacacacacacacacacacacaatcatacatgTCTTCATACACGTGCTTCCTTACACACATGTCAGGCATACAAGCACacatccccaccacacacacacatgcacacagcacacacatatgaaaaaggaaaaatatccaaCTTTGTCTTGAGACAtggttttagaagaaaatgacagggacataTCTCAGCTACTCAGGACTGGTATTTTTGgactttattttacatatatgtatgtacatatgttagTATGATACATATTAAATGTCTGTTATCTAAAAATTGTCTACATTGACCCTGATGGTAGatatggaaatagaaataaaaatagaaacaaaattcagATTTATAAACATGGAAGGTGTCTTAATTCCTGCCATTCAGGAGAATGACtaataatgcatttttattatctcATGGCATATTGTTTCTTGTGTGTTGCAGCattccagtttgctctctgtaTAACTCAGGGTAAATCATTTGTCCTCTTATTTTGTCCATTGTCTCTGAATGTCAGTAAGGATATTCACTGGAGAAACCCTAAGTTCTATTGCAGTTTTCAGATGCTGTGATTTTATGACCATGCAGAAACTCAAGTCCCAGTTTGCATCTCTGACTCAACACTTGAAGTATCACCTGTCTGAGACCGTGAAGTGGATTTCCATGTCTCCAAATCCTTTCGCTCCTCATCCTTATCTATCATCCCCACTAGTTCTTCAAGTTTCTTCTCCAAATATGTCTTCAATGTCCTTCGTATTACCTTCATTTTCCTTCGATGTAAGACACAAATATGGAATCTGGAGTAGAGAGAGGATAGTCCGTACTTCAGTGGAAGAAGcaacatcttaaaaataattatataattattttcttttattcctggATCACTCTGTGTTTCATCTATTATTCACCAGAAGGTTCTATTTCTGTTCCCCTTTTCCATTAGGGAGGAGGGAGTTTGGGCAATCTCTTTTGCAAAGGAATGCTGGGAGGGTGGAAAACTCACAGTAACACAGCACTTGCCAATATTACAGCTTCTGCCATGAGCATCAGATATAGAGAAATCTCTCGATTTTCAGCCTTCTTTGGATTctcatctggaaagaaaaaagaaatagagataaTGAACCTGGAAGAAGAGGAATAGTATCAGGGACTCTCTTTACAAAGTGAACAGTTCAAGTGAGTTGGCATTGCCTCTTTCATCACTGTGCCTGGATTCCTTCTGTCAGACCCCTCCAGCACTTTTTCACTTGCTGTCCTTTAGCCTAATAATTTCTACAGATGTGTCCAGGGTTCATCCCTATTCATTTATTACTCACAGCATTAGTTTTGTTCCAAGTTGTTCATGTTGATAAACCTTTTACTAAACAGtttagctttgcttttttttttttttttcattactgtaagcttttttttaaagtactcaaaaaaaaaaaaaatcaatgggtCATCTTTTTCAATGAGCCCTTTTGCCATACCACAACCCATGTCACCTTTACAATAGTCTCCTCTGAAACACCGGGTGGTCATGCGAAAACAGGTCCAGCAGTCAAGGACAGGACCTTCGGTTACAACTGACAAAGAAACATACAGTCATAAAATGGATATGGCGAGGGTGTCCCTTACCTCATAAATACAGATTAGATTCAAGGCATTCCCAGGACTCTTAGGTTACACTTCTTGGAATCTTTCCTCTAATAATCAAGATTCTTAAAATTTCAATGTTATAAATATTTGGCTGTGTGagaaaagagcaaacagaaaaaaggagatgggaaaatatgGGCTGAAACCTCAAGGCGTCACATGTACTGTACTCACTGCAATCTTCTGAACAAGctaaaagagaagcagaaacgtCTGATCAGCTTAGAACTGACTTCACTTGTGTCACATCTACACCCATTTCATCCCTGCTGTCTATCCATTTCTCACTACACCTCTACCCCTTTGACCTGAACCCTCATTCTTCTTCTCACCCCTTACTTCTTGTTCTCTGACATTATTTCAGTGTTGTAAGGTAGAAATGTTATTATTACCAACTTCAGAGAAATTCCTTAGCATATCTTTCACTTTGATTTCCAAGTTTTGGCGGACCTTGACGAGCTTGCCTTGAATGATAAAGACACCTGAAAGTGATACTTGAAGTTATAGTGATTATTTCACAATTTGGTTCCAGatagtttgctttctttcccatAATAATTTCCCAAGCCTGTTTACCTGTTTGCACCATGAAAGTCTGACAGTGAAACAATGCCTTACCTTTCCATGTTTCATTTCCCAGTCTATAAAATTCATCCTTCATCCATGTTCTCAATTTGACAGCATTTGCAACAGCTATATGGGAAGGAGAATGGTCCATGTGGGACAGGCATTAATCTTATCATTAGAGGATATGGAGTGGTCCCCATATTTTCTTCCATGTCTCCCCCTTTACCTCCCAAACACTAGAGACTCACATCCCTCACCCATCAACCGAAGTGTCTTATCCTTGTGGGAGACCTTGGAGCTTAAGTGGATTATCTCCTTATGCTGCCTGGCAAGCAGGTGAGCTCTCCCAGGGACTTGTGCAGGTACAAGGTGTCTCAACAAGGTCATAACGTCATCTATGAACTTGGGGTCACATTCCAAACAGCCTTTGACACCATGAAAGGCTACCAGGGACACTGGCAAAAACAGAAGTATCCATAGGTCACCCATTTTCTTGTCCGGACACTGCTCCCCAACACAGGTTGTCCTGGCAACGGGTTCACTTAGTTCCTTTTTCTTCAAATCTCCAGGAATGAGAACTTTGTCTTGGATATTCTGAGTAgacctttccctcttttttcatCCAAATTTCAGGGAATCTCATTTCCCCAGGGATCTTCAGTAGTTTTCTGACTTTTATCCTtcattacagagagagagagagagaactgctgGCTGGGGAGCAGTCACCTGAGTTCTGCGtatagaacacagagagaaaagccttgagctcataCAACCAGAGTTCTGTGTGCAGCGACACCTAGAGAAGGCTGCTTCAGTTCTCTGTCAGTATGGCACAGCCACTCTGTCCCTTGGAGCAGCATATCAAAGAAACCTACGATGGAGACAGGTCTCATAAGACCTTAGAGTTTAACCCATATTTACCTCTAGGAGGTAAGATATGCCAAGAATATTTGAATGGTTTgagttttatttcctctttgcCAGCCATGTTAGTTTTATTGAAAGAATGACCATTTATAAGTAGTAATAGTTGATACATATTCTGTAATTTATAATGTcgaaggaaatttaaaatacatgtctTTGTGGGGTACTTCCttcagccatttttattttatttttatttttttttaagacaaggaaaTAATCAGTGTTTATTTTGGTTAATCACAGAAATATGCTTTCATACATTCTGACCAATAAAGTGACAGAACAATGAATGTAAAGACAAACAATTGGCCTTACTGTTGAAATGCTGCAGGTGGATAACATTTTTAATAGAACTAATTTGTTTGATATTTATAGTACATTCACAGAAgcttcaactttttaaaaacatatgtttttAGTATATACCCTTACCATTCACTGCTTCTGTCAGCACCACACACATGTTAGTATTACCTGTGATGCAGCTGGCCCATGAGACAGGTAGTCCTGAAG
Coding sequences:
- the Izumo3 gene encoding izumo sperm-egg fusion protein 3, encoding MGDLWILLFLPVSLVAFHGVKGCLECDPKFIDDVMTLLRHLVPAQVPGRAHLLARQHKEIIHLSSKVSHKDKTLRLMAVANAVKLRTWMKDEFYRLGNETWKGVFIIQGKLVKVRQNLEIKVKDMLRNFSEVACSEDCIVTEGPVLDCWTCFRMTTRCFRGDYCKDENPKKAENREISLYLMLMAEAVILASAVLLFHICVLHRRKMKVIRRTLKTYLEKKLEELVGMIDKDEERKDLETWKSTSRSQTGDTSSVESEMQTGT